Genomic window (Siphonobacter curvatus):
GATTTATTTGAAAAATGTCATAAAGTTAAATAGTGAAAATATTGATCCTTACTACCTTATTAATAATATAGATTTATCCTTAAAAATATCAAGAGAAAAAATTTTAAATAAAAGTATTACATTCAAAAATTTTTGTGAATATATTTTACCTCATAGAATTGCTCATGAAACTTTAATTAATTGGCGTAGCATTTGTTTGAATAAATACAAAATACAGTCTCTTGATAATGATATATTGAACATATTTAATATCAACAAAAGTTTAAAGTCTCGTTTTAAATATTCAACACCAGATTACTCAGCACAAAACTTAAACTGGGTAGAGTTATCTAATAATTTTAAAGGTGATTGCTGGACTATGGCGTATGCAAGCTTATATCCTTTACGATCAATCGGTATTCCGGTAACAATTGATTATGTACCTAGATGGGGCAATGTAGATGGAGGGAGTCATGCTTGGAATGTATATATTACTGATAAAATCTCCTTACCATTTATGGGTTGTGAAAGCGATTCATTTAATTTTAAACCACTTAAGGTTTATAGAGAAGATCGAATTCCAGTAAAGGTCTATCGGCTTAACTATTCATCAGATTCTTCAAATAACATTACTACTTCTCTTTTGTATAAAAGTTTACCAATACAAAATTCTATAGATGTAACAGATTTATATGTATCAACTAAAGATATTGTTATTAAGGATAAACCTAAGTCGACCAATCATTATCTTTATCTTTTTACATTTAATAATGGTAAATGGAAGCCAAGTATTATTTCAAAAAAAACTAATAATAAGTTTTTTTTCGATAAATTACCTACTGATGTTGTCTTTATACCTGGAATATTAAAAGAAGATAAATCATATTACTCTTACTATCCATTCTACATTGATAAAAAAACAAAAAAACTTATTACACTAAAAATAGAATGTAATTCTTTACAAAATATAAAAATTAACTATACTCAATCTAAAATAGTTGATGAACAATTAGTATACTCTATACCTAATATTTCAGGTGATACTTTTTTTGATACTATGGATAGCGTCCATGCAAATTTAAAAAGAAGCAAGCCTAAAGTAAATAATGTATATTCATTATACTATTGGAATAAAGGCTGGATATTTCACTCTTCATCAAAGCTCAATAATAAACATTTTTTTAAAAATGTACCTTCTAATACATTATACAAAATTGAATCTGATAGCTCACCTGGTTCTCATAGATTTTTTACCTACGCTAATGGTAATCAGTTATGGTGGTAGATAATATATTTATACTTCTTTAATTCTATAAATGAAATCATTCGGTTATTAATATACATCTTATTATAATACCCCAACTATTGTATCATACTTGTATTTATGAACTAATTAGCCAATACTGTAAAGATTACCTTAATAATTATAATTTAGAATCTAATAATTTATAAATGAAGTTATGTGTTCTATAGATTCTTTAGTATCAAAGAATCTATAGAACACATAACTTCATTAAGTAAGTTTACTTTTCTAATCAGCGTCGGCTGAGTGCATCCTGTGGAAACTCTATTAGGTTAAACATCTCTTTCATTCGGTCATACAATCGAATCCCTTACAGCTCTCGTAATTGCTGGCCACTGAGGTTTGTAATTAGATGCGTTTCTTTCAAGAGCCGTCGGGAATACCCAGATACAGCATTTCTTCAATGACTTCCTTGCTTTACCCGTACTGCATAGCCGTTGATACAATGCCTATATCATAGATACATAAGCCCACGTAATCGTGCCCATAATATTCGCGTCGAGTCACGGGTAAGAGTGCCGTGTATTTCGAAATGGTTTCTTCTCCCTGAGCCGTATACTGACGGGAGATCTCAATCTAATCGACGACCTTGAACGGATTCATTGGATTCATCCCCATCAACCGCATCAGCATCGTTTTATCCGTACCTACATTCCCGAACAGTAGAATACCCTTGCTGGGATTTAGCTGGTGCCGGATGTAGGACTGATCACCTGAAAAGAAAGCGGCGAGCCTTTGGTAAACTTCCTGGTTAAATAAATCCAACTGGAAGCTTCGATTTTCTCTTGATAGGATTAGCTCTCCTTTGCAAACGATGGAGTCCAGAAACTCTGGATAGTTTCGGGGCACCGGAATGATCTGGTGAAGCTGATTGAGTTTTTCGATCCGGGCTTTGCGAATCACGTTTCGAAGTTCATCGACTGTTAGTTTCGGAAGTGACTGACCAGGTACTAAATCCAGTGCTGCCTGGTTCAATAGCCTTGCCTGTTCGCTCGGATCTTCGGGTTGGGTGTTCATACGTTTCAAGTTTGAGGATATGGTTGGCTAGATGGCGATTCAATATCGTGCAGATGGGCAGATGGTGGCGTGCTTCCAGGTCTGAAAAAACTGAAAGTACCACTTCAGATCTGCCGCCGGATACAAGGGACGAAAGCATTCCTGAAACGTCGTAAATTCTGAAAATTCGGTTTTAAAAAAACGGTTTTTCGGTTTTCCCACCCCACCCCCTTTTTCCTCTATTCTAAACTATCCCTAACAGGTTTAGAAGAATAATAAATTTTTAAATTTTCTTCTTCTTCGCGTATACGCGTGTGTGTAGTTGC
Coding sequences:
- a CDS encoding transglutaminase domain-containing protein, which gives rise to MKPVITFFYIIIIFLFTFYIESNIISSNKDNFLIKNTTILSYYLNKKDTLGYKSAQFLLEQIYLKNVIKLNSENIDPYYLINNIDLSLKISREKILNKSITFKNFCEYILPHRIAHETLINWRSICLNKYKIQSLDNDILNIFNINKSLKSRFKYSTPDYSAQNLNWVELSNNFKGDCWTMAYASLYPLRSIGIPVTIDYVPRWGNVDGGSHAWNVYITDKISLPFMGCESDSFNFKPLKVYREDRIPVKVYRLNYSSDSSNNITTSLLYKSLPIQNSIDVTDLYVSTKDIVIKDKPKSTNHYLYLFTFNNGKWKPSIISKKTNNKFFFDKLPTDVVFIPGILKEDKSYYSYYPFYIDKKTKKLITLKIECNSLQNIKINYTQSKIVDEQLVYSIPNISGDTFFDTMDSVHANLKRSKPKVNNVYSLYYWNKGWIFHSSSKLNNKHFFKNVPSNTLYKIESDSSPGSHRFFTYANGNQLWW